The Limisphaera ngatamarikiensis genome includes a window with the following:
- a CDS encoding RHS repeat-associated core domain-containing protein, whose translation RFSTKRTEDGTGLVLYEYRAYSPTLGRWLSRDPLGEQPGSFSLRSGPASLLGAQPYAFVLNAPVFQYDILGLVPPMDVPWWPPKCDPPPLPSPCDVAAHLIRSFLSTPQEKAAWDRYVSGTGGTWELSCSEMRSVLSAARAGNGMTVLDMIEAERRRCEYGFLGYPNSDWWKSRWWMSQRKEVVAVGAPWECALGNVELTIYTECECNKFFFRVCLKDTYDFDPKWLETHRGSGEVPVILVSAAQNALNCGWTPFEFTGCYATGCGP comes from the coding sequence TCCGGTTCAGCACGAAGCGGACGGAGGACGGCACGGGCCTGGTGCTGTACGAATACCGCGCCTACAGTCCCACCCTGGGAAGGTGGTTGAGCAGGGATCCATTAGGGGAACAGCCTGGCAGCTTCTCGTTAAGGTCCGGGCCTGCGAGTCTGTTGGGTGCGCAACCCTATGCATTTGTCCTTAATGCGCCGGTGTTCCAATATGATATTTTGGGTCTCGTACCGCCGATGGATGTGCCATGGTGGCCTCCCAAATGCGATCCGCCCCCGCTGCCAAGTCCCTGCGATGTAGCCGCACACCTTATTAGGAGCTTCTTGAGCACGCCTCAGGAGAAGGCAGCGTGGGACAGGTATGTGTCGGGCACTGGAGGGACGTGGGAGTTATCGTGCTCGGAGATGCGATCGGTGTTGAGCGCAGCCAGGGCCGGGAACGGGATGACCGTGCTGGATATGATCGAAGCAGAGCGGCGCCGATGCGAGTACGGCTTTTTGGGGTATCCCAATTCGGACTGGTGGAAGTCTCGTTGGTGGATGAGTCAAAGGAAAGAGGTAGTGGCTGTGGGCGCCCCATGGGAGTGTGCTTTGGGCAACGTTGAGCTGACGATTTACACCGAGTGCGAGTGCAACAAGTTCTTCTTTAGAGTGTGTTTGAAGGACACCTACGATTTCGATCCCAAGTGGTTAGAAACGCACCGGGGTTCGGGTGAAGTCCCTGTGATCCTGGTGTCGGCCGCTCAGAATGCACTGAATTGCGGTTGGACGCCATTTGAGTTTACGGGCTGTTATGCAACCGGATGTGGGCCGTAG
- a CDS encoding lamin tail domain-containing protein, which yields MFSLIWKLRCCSGLVLLLAWAHVAWAQTTLTLVPEGAWWRWRKGTNEASNPTSAWRQRSYNDSTWLLGPAPFHYGEGLTQGTLLSDMRSNYTCIFLRTSFVFTNAPEEVAQVELQANFDDGFVAWINGVEVARSNVVGEPLVTGVASASHEAGQFESFPIALTPSSYLVTGSNVLAVQVFNSSRTSSDLRWDARLVLRLRVPSTPPAVVNVQPPAGATVSNLSRVVVTFNKPVQGVDGPDLWVQDQPAARVWGVPGTNVYVFEFAPPAPGLVAISWDEAHGITDLAGQPFDATAASAHWTYVVADTVPPVIQRMVPAPGATVGQFGALEVWFSEPVSGVDASDLQVQGRPAAAVVGSGAGPYVFTFEPAGPGTVEVAWSPGHGIADLAQPPNPFAGGSWTVQVSGPGFAGDVILNEFVAANRTGLRDEDGELQDWIELYNRGSNTVNLLGWSLTDDPDDPTKWVFPSVQLGPGQYLVVFASGKDRRDPAPGRRLHLNFQLNDYGEYLALYRPDYPFQPATVFAPAYPEQRTDIAYGLAADGQWRYFATPTPGAANTGAALAGITPEPHASVARGWFDHPFWLHLSCPLPDAVLRYTTDGREPTATTGSVYTGPLWITNTTVLRVAAFAPGYLPSRTVTHTYLFLESVIRQPNNPPGFPSTWGTYANFPNNIVPADYEMDWDPLRVDPNNPASPVDPAKLQDLKEGLLELPVLSLVMNPADLFEPTGLYWSTNVVRKTFPNKPVSVEMVLPDGRTAFATTAGIEAHGNASREPSKNPKHGFKLNFRGDFGPAALEYPVFPESPVKRFDDLVLRPDFNTSWRHWSDSPNNGAGAYQRSRASRFRDAWIKQAFRDMGQVASHNRYVHLFLNGLYWGVYDISEQPTKHFGAAYYGGDDDEYDAYDQGVLRAGTADVYNAMVGLTGLADNARYEQMKQYLDVPQYIDYVLLHFFVGHQDWGYNKNWHAVRPRRPGGTFKFFPWDGECILLNEDVNRVSNTDVPAGLHTKLVENAQYRLDFADRVYKHLLAPGGALTREANIARWLYWSNLLYRPIVAESCRWGDYRRDVHPWQDGTFVLYTRETHWQPENQRMVGSYFVNRPGIVLNQLRAAGLYPGVDPPEFRLGSVTGPVTGGGRVARGTLLVLRNPGASGTVYFTTNGTDPRVYYAGTVSADAQIYTQPIVLQDTLTIKARVLSGTTWSALNEATFRVAELTLPIAITEINYNPPGGEAYEFLELQNRGTRPLDLGGFSFEGISFVFPIGTVLAPGGVIVLANNANPAAFAERYPGVPVFGYFGGNLSNGGERLRLLDRQGRPVLTVAYDDENGWPAAADGGGATLELVDPEGDPSAPASWRASARPWGTPGLAPVAAPSPGPVRISEVMADNAGSVVHEGAFPDWVELHNRGDEPVDLGGWSLTDDSNPRKFVFPSGVMLPPGGFLVVWCDSRTNTAGLHTGFALSRRGDSVFLYDPATNRVDALSFGVQLTDFTLGRVGDEWRLCRPTPGSSNEPVALAPATNLVWNEWLANAPPGGTDWVELYNRDPNAPVSLRGLYVATSNAVVELRWLSFVPPGGFVLLRADSDPGPDSLGLSLPASGGTLTLYDPAGEVLDQVSYTAQPEGVSEGRYPDGAETVVTFPGTPSPGASNYRASWSGPWLNEVLARNNRAALAPWGEYADFIELHNPGSNAVSLAGLALGRGSGTGRNRWAFPPGVSIPGGGYLVVWCDGARPAGFVAGSALNAGFDLDGDSDEVLLFNAAGQVVDRVAYGLQVRDLPLGRTAEGWQLLAAATPGGPNAAPAELGPVTALRINEWLAANPDGPDWFELYNTDPRPVRLDGLRLTDNPSIPGRARFSIPPLSFIAGHGWARFIADNDRSAGAHHVNFALNQRGDSLLLYTADGQLIDAVGFGLQSAGVSQGRLPDGGSNVVAFPGPSAGEPNYLPLTNVLISEVLSHTDPPFEDAVEILNLTDNPLDISGWYLSDSAADPKRYRVPEGTVIPARGYVVFYQFQFGSPDGEADAPPRFSFNSAHGDEVHLFEALPDGTLTGARASAVFGPAPNGIPWGIHPTSVGYDFTLLSQPTFGVSQPTNLVHFRTGRGAPNAAPCIGPVVINEIHYQPPEDLDAPDSGLLEFIELYNLAPTNVPLYDPVHPTNRWRLANAVRFEFPPGLVLPPGGYLLVVAFDPQTNAAALELFRARYGVTTTPIAGPWDGRLDNAGETVELLRPDTPQAPPHPDAGYVPYYPVDRVAYGRAAPWPVEAAGGGASLQRIRPDLYGNDPVHWKAGAPTAGRTNAPVPQAPPVIVQAPRSLTVRPGETATFQVEVEGAAPYEFQWYHGGTPIPGATAPVLTFVVDSEERAGSYRVRVSNAYGTVLSSPATLTVLVPPQIVAAPPDLVVRLGEEILLQVQAAGTAPLSYQWQRNGIDLPGQTASILRVASATLADAGLYRVLVTNEAGSTSAVARVTVQAPPQLTLQPQGGFAVPGSRFEFRAAATGDPPLSYQWHFNDTSIPGATQPVLVLDPVRTDHAGTYTVRVTNPAGSVWSAPAMLIVVQPPRLSPVGWTEEGEFEGLLMGEPGRLYVVEASVDLRQWIEIGRWRVESDAVTFLDAEAGQHPVRYYRARLIE from the coding sequence GTGTTTTCGCTGATCTGGAAGCTGCGCTGTTGTTCCGGGTTGGTGCTTCTACTGGCGTGGGCGCATGTTGCATGGGCGCAGACCACGTTGACGCTGGTGCCCGAGGGGGCGTGGTGGCGGTGGCGCAAAGGCACCAACGAGGCGTCCAATCCGACGTCGGCATGGCGTCAGCGGTCGTATAACGACTCGACCTGGCTGCTGGGGCCTGCGCCGTTCCACTATGGGGAGGGTTTGACCCAGGGGACACTCCTCAGCGACATGCGCAGCAACTATACCTGCATTTTTCTGCGCACCTCGTTTGTTTTTACGAACGCGCCGGAGGAGGTGGCGCAGGTGGAGTTGCAGGCCAATTTCGATGACGGCTTTGTGGCATGGATCAACGGGGTGGAGGTGGCACGGTCCAACGTGGTCGGGGAACCGCTGGTGACGGGGGTTGCGTCGGCGTCGCATGAAGCCGGCCAATTTGAGTCGTTCCCGATTGCACTCACGCCGTCGTCCTATCTGGTGACAGGGAGCAACGTGCTGGCGGTGCAGGTTTTCAACTCTTCCCGCACGAGTTCGGATCTGCGGTGGGATGCGCGATTGGTGCTGCGGCTCCGCGTGCCTTCCACACCTCCGGCGGTGGTGAATGTGCAGCCGCCCGCGGGCGCCACGGTGTCCAATCTCAGCCGGGTCGTTGTGACCTTCAACAAACCGGTTCAGGGTGTGGATGGGCCGGACCTTTGGGTTCAGGATCAACCGGCTGCGCGGGTTTGGGGGGTGCCGGGGACGAACGTGTATGTGTTTGAATTTGCCCCGCCTGCTCCGGGTCTGGTGGCGATTTCCTGGGACGAGGCCCACGGCATCACGGATCTGGCGGGTCAGCCATTTGATGCGACGGCTGCGTCGGCGCACTGGACGTATGTTGTGGCGGACACGGTTCCGCCGGTGATTCAGAGAATGGTGCCGGCTCCGGGCGCGACGGTGGGGCAATTCGGTGCTCTGGAGGTGTGGTTCAGTGAACCGGTCTCGGGCGTGGACGCTTCGGACCTGCAGGTGCAGGGTCGGCCGGCTGCTGCGGTGGTGGGGTCGGGCGCCGGACCGTATGTGTTTACGTTTGAGCCGGCCGGACCGGGGACGGTGGAAGTGGCCTGGTCGCCGGGTCACGGGATTGCCGATCTGGCGCAGCCGCCGAACCCGTTTGCAGGTGGGAGCTGGACGGTTCAGGTGAGCGGCCCGGGTTTTGCGGGCGACGTAATTCTGAATGAATTCGTGGCGGCGAATCGGACGGGTTTGCGGGACGAGGATGGCGAGTTACAGGACTGGATTGAGTTGTACAACCGGGGCAGCAACACGGTGAACCTGCTGGGCTGGTCGCTGACGGATGATCCGGACGATCCAACCAAGTGGGTGTTCCCGTCGGTGCAGTTGGGGCCGGGCCAGTATCTGGTGGTGTTTGCGTCGGGGAAGGACCGGCGCGATCCCGCGCCGGGCAGGCGGCTTCATTTGAATTTTCAGCTCAACGATTACGGCGAGTATCTGGCGTTGTATCGGCCCGACTATCCGTTTCAACCGGCCACGGTGTTTGCGCCGGCGTATCCGGAGCAGCGGACCGACATTGCGTACGGGTTGGCTGCGGATGGACAGTGGCGGTATTTTGCCACGCCGACGCCCGGTGCGGCCAACACGGGTGCGGCGCTGGCGGGGATCACGCCCGAACCGCACGCGAGCGTGGCGCGCGGGTGGTTTGACCACCCCTTCTGGCTGCATTTGAGCTGTCCGTTGCCGGATGCGGTGCTGCGCTACACCACGGACGGGCGGGAACCCACGGCAACCACCGGCAGCGTGTACACCGGGCCGCTCTGGATCACCAACACCACGGTGTTGCGCGTGGCGGCTTTTGCGCCGGGTTATTTGCCCTCGCGCACCGTCACCCACACCTACCTGTTCCTGGAAAGCGTCATTCGGCAGCCCAACAACCCGCCGGGATTCCCTTCGACCTGGGGGACCTATGCCAATTTTCCGAACAACATCGTGCCGGCCGATTACGAGATGGACTGGGACCCGTTGCGGGTGGACCCGAACAATCCGGCCTCGCCGGTGGATCCTGCCAAGCTGCAGGATCTGAAGGAGGGGTTGCTGGAGCTGCCGGTGTTGTCGCTGGTGATGAACCCGGCCGATTTGTTTGAACCGACGGGTCTGTACTGGTCAACGAACGTGGTGCGGAAGACCTTCCCCAACAAACCGGTGTCGGTGGAGATGGTGTTGCCGGACGGGCGGACGGCATTTGCGACCACTGCGGGGATTGAGGCGCATGGGAATGCGAGCCGGGAACCGTCCAAGAATCCCAAGCACGGATTCAAACTGAACTTTCGCGGCGATTTCGGTCCGGCCGCGTTGGAGTATCCGGTCTTTCCCGAGTCGCCGGTGAAACGGTTTGACGATCTGGTGTTGCGGCCGGATTTCAACACCAGTTGGCGGCACTGGTCGGACAGCCCCAACAACGGCGCCGGAGCGTATCAGCGGAGTCGGGCCAGTCGATTCCGTGATGCATGGATCAAGCAGGCGTTTCGTGACATGGGGCAGGTCGCCAGTCACAACCGCTACGTGCACCTGTTCCTCAACGGGCTTTACTGGGGCGTGTATGACATCAGCGAGCAGCCCACGAAACATTTCGGTGCCGCGTACTATGGCGGGGACGATGACGAGTACGACGCCTACGACCAGGGGGTTTTGCGGGCCGGCACGGCCGATGTGTACAACGCGATGGTCGGCCTGACGGGGCTGGCCGACAATGCCCGTTACGAGCAGATGAAACAGTACCTCGACGTGCCGCAGTACATTGATTACGTGCTGCTGCATTTCTTTGTGGGGCACCAGGACTGGGGTTACAACAAGAACTGGCATGCGGTGCGCCCGCGGCGGCCGGGCGGCACGTTCAAGTTTTTCCCGTGGGATGGCGAGTGCATTTTGTTGAATGAGGACGTCAACCGGGTATCCAACACGGACGTTCCGGCCGGTCTGCACACCAAGCTGGTGGAAAACGCCCAGTATCGTCTGGATTTCGCCGACCGTGTGTACAAGCACCTGCTGGCGCCGGGCGGGGCGCTGACCCGGGAGGCCAACATTGCGCGGTGGTTGTACTGGTCGAACCTGTTGTATCGGCCGATTGTGGCCGAGTCGTGTCGCTGGGGGGATTATCGCCGGGATGTGCATCCCTGGCAGGACGGGACGTTTGTGCTGTACACCCGGGAGACCCATTGGCAGCCGGAAAACCAGCGGATGGTGGGTTCGTATTTTGTCAACCGGCCGGGGATCGTACTGAACCAGTTGCGGGCGGCCGGGTTGTATCCGGGTGTGGATCCGCCCGAGTTCCGGCTGGGGAGTGTGACGGGTCCTGTTACCGGCGGGGGTCGTGTGGCGCGCGGCACGTTGCTGGTGCTGCGCAATCCGGGGGCTTCCGGCACCGTTTACTTCACGACCAACGGGACCGATCCGCGCGTGTATTACGCGGGCACGGTATCCGCGGATGCGCAGATCTACACGCAACCGATCGTTCTGCAGGACACGCTGACGATCAAGGCGCGCGTCCTGTCCGGCACCACCTGGAGCGCCCTGAACGAGGCAACCTTCCGGGTGGCGGAACTGACGCTTCCGATTGCCATCACGGAGATCAATTACAACCCGCCCGGAGGCGAGGCTTACGAGTTTCTGGAGCTTCAGAACCGTGGGACCCGCCCCCTGGACCTCGGTGGATTCAGCTTCGAGGGGATTTCCTTTGTGTTTCCGATCGGGACCGTGCTGGCGCCCGGCGGGGTGATTGTGCTGGCCAACAATGCCAACCCGGCCGCGTTCGCAGAGCGGTACCCGGGGGTGCCGGTGTTCGGGTATTTCGGCGGCAACCTCTCGAACGGTGGGGAGCGTTTGCGCCTGCTGGATCGGCAGGGTCGGCCGGTTCTGACGGTTGCTTATGACGATGAGAACGGTTGGCCGGCGGCGGCCGACGGCGGGGGCGCCACGCTGGAGTTGGTGGATCCCGAGGGCGATCCCAGTGCACCGGCGTCGTGGCGGGCCAGTGCGCGACCCTGGGGCACGCCCGGTCTGGCCCCCGTGGCGGCTCCGTCGCCGGGACCGGTGCGGATCAGCGAGGTGATGGCCGACAATGCAGGTTCGGTGGTCCACGAGGGTGCGTTTCCCGATTGGGTCGAACTCCACAACCGTGGCGATGAACCGGTGGATCTCGGGGGCTGGAGCCTCACCGACGACAGCAATCCGCGCAAGTTTGTGTTTCCGTCCGGCGTCATGCTGCCGCCCGGCGGTTTTCTGGTGGTGTGGTGTGACAGCCGCACCAACACGGCGGGGTTGCACACGGGATTTGCCCTGAGCCGGCGCGGCGACTCGGTGTTCCTGTATGATCCGGCCACGAACCGCGTGGACGCGCTGAGCTTCGGGGTTCAGTTGACGGATTTCACCCTGGGGCGTGTGGGGGATGAATGGCGGCTGTGCCGGCCGACGCCGGGGTCAAGCAATGAGCCGGTGGCCCTCGCCCCGGCGACAAACCTGGTCTGGAACGAGTGGCTGGCCAATGCGCCTCCCGGCGGGACCGATTGGGTGGAGCTGTACAATCGGGATCCCAACGCGCCGGTCAGTCTGCGCGGGTTGTATGTGGCCACGTCCAATGCCGTGGTGGAGCTCCGGTGGCTGTCGTTTGTGCCTCCGGGCGGGTTCGTGCTGTTGCGGGCGGATTCGGATCCGGGGCCCGATTCGCTGGGACTCAGCCTGCCGGCTTCCGGAGGGACACTGACGCTTTACGATCCCGCCGGTGAGGTACTGGATCAGGTGAGTTATACGGCGCAGCCGGAGGGCGTGTCGGAAGGGCGTTATCCGGACGGCGCGGAGACGGTGGTTACCTTTCCGGGCACTCCCAGCCCCGGTGCTTCGAACTACCGGGCCTCATGGAGCGGCCCATGGTTGAACGAAGTATTGGCCCGGAACAATCGGGCGGCGCTGGCTCCCTGGGGTGAATACGCGGATTTCATCGAACTGCACAACCCGGGCTCGAACGCGGTTTCGCTGGCGGGGCTGGCGCTGGGGCGCGGTTCGGGGACGGGACGCAACCGTTGGGCATTCCCGCCCGGTGTGAGCATCCCTGGCGGCGGTTATCTGGTGGTATGGTGCGACGGGGCCCGGCCGGCCGGTTTCGTGGCCGGTTCGGCCCTCAATGCCGGGTTTGATCTGGACGGTGACTCTGACGAGGTGCTGTTGTTCAACGCGGCGGGCCAGGTGGTGGATCGTGTGGCGTACGGCTTGCAGGTTCGGGACCTGCCGCTGGGCCGCACCGCCGAGGGTTGGCAACTGCTGGCAGCCGCGACGCCCGGAGGCCCCAACGCGGCCCCGGCCGAGCTCGGGCCGGTCACAGCGCTGCGCATCAATGAATGGCTGGCCGCCAACCCCGACGGACCGGACTGGTTTGAACTCTACAACACCGATCCGCGGCCGGTTCGACTCGACGGCCTTCGGTTGACGGATAACCCCTCGATTCCGGGGCGGGCCCGTTTCTCGATTCCGCCGCTGAGTTTCATAGCCGGGCATGGCTGGGCACGGTTCATTGCGGACAACGACCGCAGTGCGGGGGCGCATCATGTCAACTTCGCCCTGAACCAGCGGGGCGACAGCCTGCTCCTCTACACGGCCGATGGACAGCTCATTGATGCGGTGGGGTTCGGCCTGCAGTCTGCGGGCGTGTCCCAGGGCCGGCTGCCCGATGGTGGGTCCAATGTGGTGGCTTTCCCCGGTCCGTCTGCGGGCGAGCCCAATTACCTTCCGCTGACCAACGTCCTCATCAGCGAGGTGCTGTCGCATACCGATCCACCCTTCGAGGATGCGGTGGAAATCCTGAATCTCACCGACAACCCGCTCGACATCAGTGGCTGGTACCTGAGCGACAGTGCCGCCGACCCGAAGCGGTACCGCGTCCCCGAGGGCACGGTCATTCCCGCGCGGGGGTATGTGGTGTTTTACCAGTTCCAATTTGGTTCGCCGGACGGGGAAGCAGACGCGCCGCCGCGGTTCAGTTTCAACTCGGCGCATGGCGACGAGGTGCATCTGTTCGAGGCCCTGCCGGATGGAACCCTGACCGGTGCACGCGCCAGTGCGGTGTTTGGTCCGGCCCCCAACGGCATCCCGTGGGGCATCCATCCGACCAGTGTCGGGTACGACTTCACCCTGTTGAGCCAGCCGACCTTTGGCGTTTCCCAACCCACGAACCTGGTCCATTTCCGGACGGGTCGCGGCGCGCCCAATGCGGCCCCGTGTATCGGACCGGTGGTGATCAACGAAATTCACTATCAACCGCCCGAGGACCTGGACGCGCCGGACAGCGGCCTGTTGGAGTTCATCGAACTGTACAACCTGGCACCGACGAACGTGCCCCTGTATGACCCGGTACATCCCACCAACCGCTGGCGGCTGGCCAATGCGGTCCGGTTCGAATTCCCGCCGGGCCTGGTGTTGCCACCCGGCGGGTACCTGCTGGTGGTGGCGTTCGACCCGCAAACCAACGCGGCCGCGCTGGAACTTTTCCGGGCCCGGTACGGCGTGACCACCACGCCGATCGCGGGCCCCTGGGACGGCCGCCTGGACAACGCCGGCGAGACGGTGGAACTGCTGCGGCCCGACACGCCCCAGGCGCCGCCTCATCCCGATGCGGGTTACGTGCCGTATTACCCGGTGGATCGCGTGGCCTACGGTCGGGCGGCGCCCTGGCCGGTTGAAGCCGCGGGCGGAGGGGCTTCGCTGCAACGGATTCGACCGGACCTTTACGGCAACGACCCCGTGCATTGGAAGGCCGGGGCACCCACGGCCGGCCGGACCAACGCGCCGGTGCCCCAGGCGCCTCCTGTGATTGTGCAGGCGCCCCGGTCCCTGACGGTTCGACCGGGCGAAACCGCGACGTTCCAGGTGGAGGTTGAGGGCGCAGCCCCCTATGAGTTCCAGTGGTACCACGGGGGCACACCCATTCCAGGCGCGACCGCCCCGGTGCTGACCTTCGTGGTGGACAGCGAGGAGCGGGCCGGATCGTATCGCGTCCGGGTTTCAAACGCCTACGGCACGGTCCTGAGTTCGCCGGCCACCCTCACGGTGCTTGTGCCGCCGCAGATTGTGGCAGCGCCGCCGGACCTCGTCGTCCGGCTGGGGGAGGAGATTCTGCTGCAGGTTCAGGCCGCGGGCACGGCACCGCTGTCGTACCAATGGCAGCGCAACGGCATCGATCTGCCGGGACAAACTGCGTCCATTCTGCGTGTGGCGTCGGCCACCCTTGCCGATGCCGGTCTGTATCGCGTCCTGGTGACGAACGAGGCCGGGAGCACCAGCGCGGTGGCGCGGGTGACAGTGCAGGCGCCGCCGCAGCTGACGCTTCAGCCGCAGGGCGGGTTTGCCGTGCCGGGCAGCCGGTTCGAATTCCGCGCAGCCGCCACCGGGGATCCGCCGTTGAGTTATCAATGGCATTTCAACGACACGTCGATCCCCGGCGCAACCCAGCCGGTTTTGGTGCTGGATCCGGTGAGGACCGATCATGCGGGTACCTATACCGTCCGGGTCACGAACCCGGCCGGCAGCGTGTGGAGTGCGCCGGCCATGCTGATTGTGGTGCAGCCACCGCGTTTGTCGCCCGTGGGCTGGACCGAGGAAGGGGAGTTCGAGGGCCTGCTGATGGGTGAGCCGGGCCGGTTGTACGTCGTGGAAGCGTCGGTGGACCTGCGGCAGTGGATTGAAATTGGTCGGTGGCGGGTGGAATCCGACGCCGTGACGTTCCTCGACGCGGAGGCGGGTCAACACCCGGTGCGATACTACCGGGCCCGACTCATTGAGTAA
- a CDS encoding DUF362 domain-containing protein, with amino-acid sequence MKTRREFLKTSLAAGAALSLGGLERLFAAEPASGGATAQAGAQATRSVLVAVRDGERAAMLDRALAELGGMKAFVKPGQTVLVKPNIGWDVPPERGANTHPELVQRIVELCLEAGARSVQIFDNPVDEWRRAYETSGIEAAARKAGATMVNGKDESLYRQASVPRGVKLREARVHRLYLDADVVINVPVLKTHGGARITACLKNLMGVVWDRRVYHQLDLHQCIADFVTLRKPELNILDAYQPMVRNGPRGRSADDCVVMRTLLVSTDPVAVDAAGARMLNLEPDQVAHIPLAAKLGLGTADLDQVEVRRIRLG; translated from the coding sequence ATGAAAACGCGGCGTGAGTTCCTGAAAACCTCGTTGGCGGCCGGTGCCGCCCTGTCCCTGGGCGGGCTGGAACGGTTGTTTGCGGCTGAACCTGCGTCGGGTGGTGCCACAGCGCAGGCGGGGGCACAGGCGACGCGATCCGTTTTGGTGGCGGTGCGGGATGGCGAGCGAGCGGCCATGCTGGATCGTGCCCTGGCGGAGTTGGGCGGGATGAAGGCGTTCGTCAAGCCCGGGCAGACCGTGCTGGTGAAGCCGAACATCGGGTGGGACGTACCGCCCGAGCGTGGGGCCAACACGCATCCCGAGCTGGTGCAACGGATCGTGGAGCTTTGTTTGGAGGCGGGCGCCAGGAGTGTACAGATTTTCGACAATCCGGTGGACGAGTGGCGTCGTGCCTACGAAACCAGCGGGATTGAGGCGGCCGCGCGCAAGGCCGGCGCCACGATGGTGAACGGCAAGGACGAGTCGCTTTATCGTCAGGCGAGTGTGCCGCGCGGGGTGAAGTTGCGGGAGGCGCGCGTGCATCGCCTCTACCTGGACGCCGACGTGGTGATCAATGTGCCGGTGCTGAAGACGCACGGCGGGGCGCGGATCACGGCCTGTTTGAAGAACCTGATGGGGGTGGTCTGGGACCGCCGGGTCTACCATCAGTTGGACCTGCACCAGTGCATTGCGGATTTTGTGACGTTGCGGAAACCGGAGCTGAACATCCTGGACGCGTACCAGCCGATGGTTCGAAACGGTCCGCGGGGCCGCAGCGCGGATGACTGCGTGGTGATGCGGACGTTGTTGGTCTCGACCGACCCGGTGGCGGTGGATGCGGCCGGGGCCCGCATGCTGAATCTGGAACCGGATCAGGTGGCCCATATCCCGCTGGCGGCGAAACTCGGGCTGGGTACGGCGGATCTGGATCAGGTGGAGGTCCGTCGGATTCGCCTGGGCTGA